The genomic DNA AATGGCAACGAGTACAACCCGATGCACGCCCTCGCCACCTCCAAGGGCAATGGCGGCAAGTTCATGGTCTACAACTCCGCACTGACCGAGTTCGCCGGCATGGGCTTCGAATACGGCTACACCGTGGGCAACCCAGACGCGCTCGTTGCCTGGGAGGCACAGTTCGGTGACTTTGCCAATGGCGCTCAGACTGTCATCGACGAATACATCTCCTCCGGCGAGGCCAAGTGGGGCCAGCTGTCTAGCCTGGTGCTCCTCTTGCCGCACGGCTACGAGGGCCAGGGTCCGGACCACTCCTCCGCCCGCATTGAGCGGTACCTGCAGCTATGCGCTGAGGGTTCCATGACCGTGGCACAGCCTTCCACCCCGGCTAACCACTTCCACCTGCTGCGCCGCCAGGCACTTGGCGAGATGAAGCGCCCACTGGTTGTCTTCACTCCGAAGTCCATGCTGCGTAACAAGGCAGCTACCTCCGCTGTGGAAGACTTCACCGAGGTCAAGCGCTTCCAGTCCGTTATCAATGACCCGAACTACGTCGACATCGACGGCAATAAGGTAGGCGATACCGACAAGGTCAAGACCATCATGTTGGTCTCCGGCAAGCTGTACTGGGACTTGGCCAAGAAGCGCGAGGCCGATGGTCGCGATGACATCGCCATCGTCCGCGTGGAGATGCTCCATCCGATTCCGTTCAACCGCCTGCGCGAGGCATTCGAGGCTTACCCGAACGCCACCCAGGTTCGCTTCATTCAAGACGAGCCAGCCAACCAGGGGCCGTGGCCGTTCTACAACGAGCACCTGCGCCGGTTGATTCCGGATATGCCAGAGCTGGTACGCGTTTCCCGTCGTGCGCAGTCCTCGACTGCCACCGGTAATGCCAAGGTGCACCAGATTGAGCAGAAGAACCTGCTGGAAGAGGCCTTCGACATCTAGTTGCCTCTGCACCGCATAAGCCCCAGTGAGGAGTTCCTCACTGGGGCTTACTCATGCCGGTGCCAACGTTCCTTAGAGCGACGGTTCTCGGATTTCTTCACCTCTCAGTTTCTTACCGTCCTGCTTCCCTCCCTTCGCGCTCACGGGAAAGTAACTGCCGCGAGAATAGTGTGCCCCGGTGAGCGCGAAGGGAGGGAGTGAGAGGGTAATTTTATTTGGACAGCCGTTTTCGCAGCAGCACGGATGCTCAGCCGTACTGAAATGCTAGGGAGTTGGCACCGGTAATGACTTCTATGTCGAGCCAGAAAGGCTCTTGGAGGCCGTCACGGACTCGGGAGCTGTATGCCCGACGGTGGGCTTAGCCTCGGGGTCTCAGGGTTATTGGCGTGCACGGAAACTTGCTCAATTTTGCCAAAGAAAAACTCTTAGGAACCACCGGTGAGATCAGACCCACCGGAGGAGTCAGAATCGCCCTCTTCATTGAGGATTTTGATGCCGGAATCATGCAGCCAGGTGCGAACCACTTTCTCAACGTCACCTTTTTGCTCTGCCTTTTCCGCCATCTCAGAAATATCTTTTTGAGTGATGAATTTCGTGAGGGAGGCTACTGATTGGCGTTCCTCGCGGTCGAAGAGTTCGTCTTGGTAGAGAACCACAAAGTTCTCTGGAAGCTCCGGCGTAGCGTCTTCACAACCGGTGGCGCCGGAAGGTTCCACCGTGCTCAAGTCGCTGGGAAGCGATGACATGAGCGCGATGTGCGTACGGGCTAGGTAGTCTTCACCGCCGGGCTGGGAAGCCTGTTGGGCCTTTCTATAGACCTTGGAGATTTCCCGCGCCTCACCGGGATTGAGAACGCCTAGAAAAGCCCCAGTGCAGCCGACATAAAAGTTGCCACGCTGGTTCAAGGACCGCCCCGCTTTGGTCTCCTGAAAGATGTCTTCCGTCATGATGGAGGCCTCACGCCCCTGCCCCATCAGCTCCTGACGGAATATTTCCGCTAGTACCAACTGGTCGGTCTCATTGGCATCCACCAGGATGTCGATGGGCGCACGCTTGGCGTTTTCCGCATAAGGGTCCGCATCGAATTGGGAAGAGCAGCCGGCAAGCAGCGTTGCGGTCAGCACCACACCGGCAATGGCGCGGGCGGGGCGGGCACAGCTGCGCATGGCGATACTATTCTCCTTTGGGGTAGGCGGCGCTTGATCGTCTAGCTGATTCTACACCGAGGGTGTGTTTACCTCCTGTTGCGGCGTGACTAAGATGGCAAGAGTTATGTCTAGCGTTATTACTGAATCTGCCGTACGCGAGGCACTCTCCCGCGTCGAAGACCCCGAAATCGGCCGCCCCATCACCGAGCTCAACATGGTGAAATCCGTTTCTGTCACAGGCAATGACGTCGCCGTAGAAATCTACCTCACCATCGCCGGCTGCCCCATGAAGTCCACCATCGAGTCCAATACGCGCGCAGCGGTAGAGGATATCGAGGGCGTTGGAAACGTCACCGTGACAATGGAAGCCATGAGCGATGAGCAGCGCCGCGAGCTCAAGAAAAAGCTACGCGGCGGCCAGGCCGAACCGGAGATTCCCTTTGCCAAGCCGGATTCCACCACGCGGGTCTTTGCGGTGGCGTCTGGTAAGGGCGGAGTCGGCAAGTCCTCTATGACGGTAAATATCGCCGCGGCGCTGGTACAGAAGGGCTTGAAGGTCGGCATTGTGGATGCTGATATTTACGGCCACTCCGTGCCTAACCTGCTGGGCTGCACCGACGGCCCGACCGTCCTCGATGATGAGATGCTATTGCCGCCGATTTCCCATGGCATTAAGCACATTTCCATCGGGCAGTTCGTCGAGGGCAACGCCCCGGTGGTGTGGCGCGGGCCGATGCTCCACCGCGCGCTGCAGCAATTCTTGGCCGATGTCTTCTGGGGCGACCTCGACGTGCTGCTTCTGGACCTGCCTCCGGGCACTGGAGACGTCGCCTTGTCCGTAGCCCAGCTCATCCCCAACGCCGAGCTGCTTATCGTCACCACCCCGCAGGCTGCGGCCGCCGAGGTGGCAGAACGCGCAGGTTCCATCTCGCAGCAGACCCGCCAACGCGTGGCCGGCGTTATCGAGAACATGGGTGCCATGGTCATGCCAGATGGCTCCACCATGAATGTCTTCGGCACCGGCGGCGGTCAGATCGTAGCCGATCGCCTCGGCGTCATCTTGGGCCACGAGGTTCCGCTCTTGGCTTCCGTGCCACTGGATCCGACCCTGCGCAGCGGTGGCGATGCTGGAACGCCAATCGTTATTGACGCCCCTGAGTCCCCCGCCGCTCAACAGATCCAAGCCGTGGCCGATAAGCTTGCCATCCGCTCCGATTCCCTAGTGGGCAAGAACCTGAACTTGGGCGTGAATTAGCAGCCTAGGTGACATCGCCCCACAAGCCGCCGCCGGTGGAATCTTCCCCACCGCGTGGCGGCTTTTTCTCTGCTGCGGGCTGCCCCGATGGTTGAGAGTGCGGCGCCTGTTGTGGCTGCGGGGTCTCGGTAGGCTGCTGTGGTTGCGGTTGCTCTGCATACACCTGCGAGTAGTCGAAGGTCGGGCGGTTCTGTGCCTGCTGCTCCGGCTCCTTTGGCGCGGTATTGGTCTTGATATCGTCTGCCATCTTCTGGGGGTTGAAGTCATCCCAGGCGGATTCGTCGCCGTCGAAAAGCGCCTTTGTAATAGCGCCCTTCGGGCCAAGGCGCGTCCACTGCGCGGCTTGGGTAAGCGGGCCGCGGATATCATCGAACTCCGAGGTAATCGAGCCCATCTCGCCGTTGAGTTCCGCCTTGGCATTATTGATGGCCTTTCGCGCAGCATAGATGGCCGCGCGCACATCCTTGATCACCTCGGGCATGCGCTCCGGGCCGATGACGATAATGCCCAAGAGCACGATGACGAAGATCTCGGGCCAACCAATGGAAGAAAACACGCTTAAATACTAGTCCCTCACTCGGTGCCGCGCTGATTGTGTTTGATTGCGCGTACCACCATCTCCACCTTGTCTAGGAAATCTTGCTGCGGGCGGTGCGCCGGCGTCGCTGCATCGGGGCCCGACGCCACCTCTTCGGTGGCAATACCCGCGAGCTTCACCAGCAGAGATTGCGGTGCCTTGACCGCTGCGGAATCAGCACAGTGGCGCACCCATTCGGAGGCGTGGCGCTGCTGATGCACATCCGCGCGGCACTCGGCGCAGTGAACCAAATGGATGCGCACGCGGTGCATGAATTTCGGTTCCATCTCGCCGTCTACAAAGGCGACAACCGCCTCTGGGCCAAGGTGTCCAATGGTATCGCTGCGCCGAGCCTTGGCCTTCGCCTTATCGCGTGCTTTCGCCTGGGCGGCGTCGAATCCGCCGCGCCCACTCAGCGTGGACAAAATCTGGCGTCCCCGCAGCGAATCCATCAACACCCTCCTCTAGCAATTGCTCTGCCACTATTTACGCGGAAAGTCCCCGCCGGCAGCGGGGACTATGCAGTTTCTTTAGAGTCTAGCGCGTACGCAGCAGGATGCGGGTTTCCGCATTGGTTTGCGCTTCTTTTTCTAGCGCCGCACGCAGCTGGGAGCGGCCGCGGTGGATGCGCGAGCGCACCGTACCCATTTTCACACCGAGGGTTTCCGCAATCTCGTCGTAGCTCATACCGACGACATCACACAGCACCACGGCCACGCGGAAATCAGGGGCCAGACCGTCGAGCGCGGACTGCAGCGCTGGGTCAAGGTTTGCCACGGAATATGCCTGCTCCGGCGTCATATCCGTACCAGGCACACGCTCGTAGTCCTCTGGCAGGGCCTCCATGCGGATTTTGGAGCGGTGGCGGACCATATCCAAAAAGAGGTTGGTAGTGATGCGGTGCAGCCAGCCTTCAAACGTACCCGCCTGGTATTTATCCAGGGAGCGGAATACGCGCATAAAGGTTTCTTGGGTGAGGTCTTCGGCGTCGTGCTGATTGCCAGAAAGGCGGTAAGCCAAGCGATAAACGCCATCGGCATGTTCAGCCACGAGGTCACCCCAAGCGGGCATGTCACCTTCGCCAGCATCGAATGCCGCGGTACCGGTCAACTCCGCTCCTGAGGTAGCGGGCTGAAGGGATTCGGCATCGCGCTTCGTTTTTGTCATGCCTGTCATTTTTCTACACTCAGCACAGAAACTCCAGCCACAGCGCTGATAATATCCTGTGAGTCCGTCACATCGTCCCCACCGACCACAACCTTGCTGGCTAGCCGCGTTTTTGCCACATTGGCAGCCACTTTTCCCTATGGTTTATTACGTGACTACTACCGCATACGAAGCACTGCGTTCTTATATCGAGTCCACCAGCGAGCCCTCCGCGGCCCTGCGTGGCGCGCGCGATCACGCCGAGGAGTACGGGCTACCGGTTCCAGATGAATCTACTGGCCAGCTGATTACCACCCTGACGGCCGCCTCCGCAGGTTCTACCGAGCGGCCCCAAGCCGTGGCGATTACCCCGGCTGCCAACATGGTGGGCCTCTACCTGCTGGCCGGCATGCCGGAAAACGGCATCTTGACCTGCATCGACCCAGAAGCCGAGCACCAGCGCAGCGCCAAGGAAGCCTTCCGCGAGGCTGGCTATGCGCCGTCCCGCGGCCGCTTCTTGCCGTCGCGCCCGCTCGAGGTCATGGGGCGGCTAGCAAATGATGCCTACCAGGTCATCTATGCTGACGTCGCCGCGCTGGAACTGCCCGCCATCATCAAGGCCGCGTGGCCCCTGTTGCATCAACACGGCACCCTGGTCTTGGCTAACTCTTTGCTCGATGGCACGCTTGCCGACGCCTCCCGGACCGACCGCGACACCGCCGCCGCCCGCGAGGCCGACGAGTACTTGCGCGAGCTCGAGGGCGCGAGCGTTACTCGGCTGCCGCTGGGCTCTGGGCTCACGCTCGTGACGAAGCTCTAGACCTTCTGGTTTTTGCCGACGACGACCACGCCGCCGTCCGAAACCTTGAAGCGCTCTTCATCGCGCTCGCGGTCCACGCCGATAATGGCGCCTTCGCTCACGACGACGTTCTTATCTAGGATCGCGCGGCGAACCACCGCGCCTCGCCCGATGCGCGCACCCGGCAGGATGACGGATCCCTCGACCGTGGCGCCATCAGCCACGTGGACATCGGACGCCAGCACGGAATTGCGCACCGTACCGCCGGAGACGATGCAGCCGGGTGCCACCATCGAGGACTGCGCGATGCCGTTTTGCACGAATTTCGCCGGCGGGAAGTTGGAGTCATCCGTTGAGTGAATCGGCCAATCGCGGTTATAGAGGTTGAAGATCGGGTGCACCGAAATCATGTCCATGTGCGCCTCATAGAAAGAATCGATGGTGCCTACATCGCGCCAATAGCCGTGGTCGCGTTCGGTAGAGCCCGGCACCTCGTTAGCCATAAAATCATAGACGTGCGCTTGGCCACGCTCCACAAAGTACGGGATAATATCGCCGCCCATATCGTGGGCGGAGTCCTCGTTCTTTTCGTCCTCCAAAAGGGCGTCGATAAGCGCCTGCGCCGTAAAGACATAGTTGCCCATGGAGGCATAGCTCATATTCGGGTCATTCGGCGTCGCCGGCGGGTCCGCGGGCTTTTCCACAAACTCCGTTATGGTTCCCATTCCATCGGCTTGGATGCAGCCAAAGGCCGTCGCATCCGAGCGCGGCACCCGGATGCCCGCTACCGAGCAGTCCAGCCCAGTGGCGATGTGCTCTTCTACCATCTGCGCCGGATCCATGCGGTAGACGTGGTCGGCGCCAAAGACGATGACGTAATCGGGATTCTCGTCATAAATGAGGTTGAGCGACTGCACAATCGCATCCGCCGAACCGTTGTACCAGCGCTTACCACGGCGCTGCTGCGCCGGCACCGAGGCAATGTACTGCGACGTCGGACCCGCCAAATTCCACGCCTGGGAAATATGGCGATCCAAAGAGTGGGACTTATATTGCGTCAGCACCGCAATCTTGAGGTATCCGGCATTGACTAGATTGGACAGGACGAAGTCGATGAGGCGGTAGGACCCGCCAAAGGGCACGGCAGGTTTTGCGCGGTCTTCGGTCAGGGGGAAAAGGCGCTTTCCCTCGCCGCCGGCAAGGACAATGGCTAGGACATTCGGCAGGCTTCTCACGTTTTCAAACCTATCCGCAAATCCCACATTTCGCAGCAGATAGTTGCACATTTTTACCCCCATCTCAGATTTCTGCACGCGGCACCAGAGATACGTATTCTGGGAGGACATGAGAGCCGGAATCTTTTCCAAAGAATACCCCCCGGAAATATACGGCGGGGCCGGAGTTCACGTAGCTGAACTCACCCGTTTTATGCGCGATATCATCGATGTCTCTGTCCACTGCATGGGCTCCCCGCGCGAAGAAAAGGACGTCTTTGTCCACGGCGTAGACCCCGCACTCGAAGGTGCCAATGGCGCGCTCAAGACCGTATCTACTGGCCTGCGTATGGCCGATGCTGCTTCCGATATCGACATCGCCCATTCCCATACCTGGTACACGGGCCTTGCCGGCCACCTTTCCGCCCGGCTCTACGATATTCCGCACGTGGTCACCGCCCACTCGCTGGAGCCACACCGCCCGTGGAAGCGCGAGCAGCTTAGCGGCGGCTATGACGTCTCTTCCTGGTCCGAAAAGAACGCCATGGAATATGCAGACGCCGTCATCGCCGTCTCCGCCGGTATGAAGGAATCCATTCTGGATGCCTACCCGCGCATCGATGCCTCCAAGGTCCACGTTGTCCTCAACGGCATCGACACCGAGCTATGGCAGCCACGGGAGGGAGAGGTCCTGGACAAGCTGGGCGTGGATAAACAGCGCCCCGTCGCCGCCTTCGTCGGGCGCATCACCCGGCAGAAGGGTGTGAAGCACCTGCTGCAGGCGGCACAAAAATTCGACCCAGAAATCCAGCTGGTCCTGTGCGCTGGCGCCCCAGATACGCCCGAAATTGCGGCCGAGACCGAAGCCTTGGTGAAGGAGCTTCGCTTCCAGCGAGATGGTGTTTTCTGGGTCAAGGACATGCTCCCACGCAACGAGGTCCAGCAGATTTACTCCGGAGCCGATGTTTTTGTCTGCCCTTCCATCTACGAGCCGCTGGGCATCGTTAACTTGGAAGCCATGGCCTGCGGCACTGCCGTTGTCGCCTCCGACGTCGGCGGCATCCCAGAGGTAGTGCTCGATGGCGAAACTGGCGCACTGGTGCATTATGACGCCACCGATACCGCCACCTTCGAAGCCGACCTCGCCGCCGCCGTCAACGACGTTGCCGTAAATAAGGATCGCGCGGCTGCCTTCGGCCGCGCCGGCCGCGAACGCGCCATCCGCCATTTTTCTTGGGCTACGATTGCCGCCCAGACCGTCGATATCTACCGCAGCTTGATTTAAGGAAGGATAGCCGTGACAACTCACCGCCCCGAACTGCATTTTGTCCCCGAAGACGGCGTCCTCGACGCCCCCGCCGGTATCCTGCGCGATGGCGATACCTGGCACCTGTTCTACCAGTACCGCCCCACCGCTGACTCCCCAGCTCGCTGGGGCCACACCTACTCCGAAGAGACCCCCTTTGACTGGCTGGACTGCGACGATGTCCTCGCACCCGTCGGCGGCGAGCTCTCCTTGCGCGCCGGTTCCGTGGCCCAAGGCCCTGAGGATATTCACCTCTACTTCACTTCGGTGACCGCCGCCGGTATCGCCGTCCATCTTGCCCGCCATGCCAATGTGGACGAAATCTGCGAGGTCTCCGATGACCCACAGGCCCTCGACGCGAATGTCGTACGATTCGGCGAAGTCGTAGGCAATACCCGAAACTTTGACCACTTCCGCTCCCCTTCCGTTGTGCCCGACTGGGCCACCGATGACCGCGACGACGGCCACGATGGCTGGCTCATGCTCGCGCTCACCGGCCACTCCGACGCCCCGGTTCCCGTCATCCTCGAATCCGCCGACGGCGTGTCTTGGCGCCTGCGCGGCAGCCTCAAGTTCGACGGCGACCCTGGCTTCCTAGAGGGCGAGGTCCCCGCTACCTCGCCCATTCCACCGGTCGTCTCCCCACGCCTGGTCCGCCTGCGCGACGAGGTTGACGGCAATATCTACGACGTCCTCTTTGTCACCCTAGAGCGCGGCGGCCGCGACGTGTCCGGCTACCTCGTCGGCCGACTGGAGGGCACAACCTTCACCGTTGCCTCAGGCTTCCGCCGCGTGGACTTTGGCCACGACTTCTCCCGCCCGCGCAACACCAATACGACCACCGGCACGCTCACCCCAGAGCAGCGCTACGAGCGCGCCGTCATCGTTGGCTTGCTCAACGGCAACGGACGCGGCGATGACGCCACCGAGCACGCCTCTTGGGAAGCTGAGGGCTGGGCCAACGCCCTCTCCCTGCCGCGCAAGGTAACTCTCGAAGGCGGGGTCCTTTACCAGGCCCCTGCCCGCGGCCTGCCCGACGCCGTCAAGCTCTCCGATTACGCCCGTTCCTGGACCGGCGTCATGGAAGTTCCCTCCGGCTCCAATGTCACCGTCACGCTTCTCGACGGCGCCGGAGACCCCGCCGCCACCATCCGCCACTCCGGCGATGACATCAGCCTCGATCGTTCGATGAACAAGGCGTTTGACCACTGGTTTTCCGATTCCGAACCCGCCACCGCTGCACTTGCCGAAGGTGACTCCGATACCCTCACCATCATCCAAGACGGCTCCACCGTGGAGGTATTCGTCGACGGCGGGCTCATCGCCATGGCCTCTCGCGTCTACTTCGAGGGCGGCTGCTCCGGCCTGCGGGTCGAGACCTCCGGCGATGCCGTCATCGAGCAGGACTGGCAGCGCTCCGGCTCCAAGCTCTAAACGTCTAGGCTCTGGCTCGTCACCCGCCCTTCGCGCTCACCGGCGCGTCCCGCGCTCACGGTCTTTAGTCTCTCAGTGAGCGGCAAGGGCGGGTTTGTGCGTTTTCAATCCGCCCCGCCGTGCGGCGTCACCCTCACGCCCTTCGCGCTCACGGGGAAACGAAAAGAACCGCCCCGCGCGCTGCAGGTGAACGCGAAGGGCGGCGGAAGGCGGATGACGCGGTCGAGGCTAGACGGCGCGGAGGCGATCCAAACGGGCGCGTGCGGTGACCGTGAGCGTCGGTGGCAAAGCAGCCATGCGTTCGGCGAGTTCGCCCGCGCTGATGTGGCGCGCGGACGGGCTCATGCCCACCTGTGCGGCGATGGAGGCCTTATCGAGCTCGATGGGGAACGAGATATCGACTGGGTCAGCCGCCTGCTCAAGATGCCCCTCGGCCTGCTCGTACATGCGCTCGACCTTGCCTTCTTCCACGCCGAGGATGCCGAGCGGCTCGCGCAGCTCGTCCAAGTGCCCGGCACCGGGGGTCAAGACGATGACTTGGCCGCCTGGGGCAAGCACACGCCGGAATTCGGCGGGATTGCGCGGGGCGAAGACCACGGAAATGGCATCGACGGACTCATCCCGGATAGGCAGGCGCTCCCATACATCGGCCACGACGGCGCCGACGCGTGGGTGGCACTTGGCTAAGTACTTCGCGGCGTGCGGGGAAATGTCGAGACCGACGCCGCGGGACTCCGCAATGGAATCTAGCGTGTGGGCCAAGTAGTAGCCGGTGCCAGCGCCTACCTCGAGAAGGGAGGCAGGGGTGGACTCGGCCAGCGAAGCGGAATCCAGCGCGTCCTGAACGGCGCCGGTCACGGCTTCTACGAAGGGCGCGAAATGGCCCATCGCCAGATAGGTCTCACGGGCGGTGACCATGTCCATGTCATCGCCCTTATGCTTCAGGCCAGCGCCGACTGCGAGGGTAACGTAGCCCTGCTTAGCCACATCATAAGAGTGACCGGATTCCGAGACGAGGCGAGAGAAATCATCGGCACCAGAAAGCGCGGTGCCGTCATTAGGATCGGCCAGAATGTCGACGATATGAGAAAGCATGTACCTAGACTAGCTAGAAACCTCGGTCAACAGGGAACCTAGCTCCGCGGCCTCGTCTTTGCTCAGCTCGATGACGATGCGTCCGCCACCATCGGAGGGGATACGCATAACGATTTTGCGGGACTCCTCTACTGCTTCCATCTCTCCGCCCGTAGTGCGCGGCTTCATTGCTGCCATAGTGAGTCTCCTTTAGTTAATTTCTTTTCTTTCTAGTTTAGACCTTTTCTGCGCAGAAGATAGTTGTTCTTCCAGTTGCGCGAGGAGATCGTCCACTTGGTCCTGGCGGTAGCCACGCGGGACGACTTCGAATTTTACCTTGTCAAGGCAACCTTCACGGACGGCGGCGCGATTATTCTTGCGCACATCTTCCGACTCATCGAGCGGGTGCATGACCTCGGCGCGGCCGAAGATAGAGCCCCACGCCCAAGTGCCGATTATCACAAGGGCGAATAGGACTACGAGGAGCATAATCCAAGACAGCATGGTTTAAATCTTACCTTTCAGCGGCGGGCGTTGGGCAACGGGAGCAATGACTCCCGCGCGGGCGAGTAGCGTGCGGGCAACCACCTCGGCCATCGGCGCGAGCTCGTGCAGCGGCCGATTGCGATGAATCCGCGTTCCCAAGTCCACCTGTGCCACTGTGCCTTGCTTGCCGACGTCCACCAATAGCCCCGCTTCTACCCCATAGCCCTCCACAAAGGGAAGTTCCAAGGCGGTGTCGCGGCGCAGGGCGTATTCGCCACCGAGCGGCTGGTCGATATGAGCGAGCTCGGGAAAGAACTGCTTGATAAGCGGCTTGGCGGTTAGCTCAGTAACGCGACCACCGCCAGTGGGTTGACTGTTAAGGCTGCGTTGGTAACGAGCCTTCACCATGTCCACGGCGGGGTCCACAAAAGGCGCGGCCAAGGCAGCGATCATGCCCGGCGCGGCTGATTCGAGATCGGCATCGACGAAGACGACGATATCGCCTTTCGCCGCAGCAACCCCGCGCCAGAGGGATTCGCCCTTCCCGGGGCGTGGTTCTTCTGAGAGTATATCGCGCCAATTGCGTACATCAGCCCCAGCGGCTGCGGCGCGGGACGCGGTGGCATCGGTGGAATCTGCGTCGATCACCAGAACCTCTAGGGGGTCATCGGCGAGGCAGGCGCGCACGACCTCCGCGACGGTGTGCTCCTCGTTGAGGGCCGGGATGATGACGGAGACGTTCATGCTAGGCCTCGCGTGGTCGCCAGAGGAGGCACCTTGCCTTGGATGGCGGTGGTCATGCGGATGACGTCAGCGGTCTCGGCTACCTCGTGGACGCGGAAGGCGGCCACTCCGCGGGCGGCAGACCAGGCGGTGGCGGCTAGAGTGCCGGCCACGCGCTCTCCTACCCCGCGGTCGAGCGTCTCGCCCACGAAGTCCTTATTCGATAGCGCCATGAGCACCGGCCAACCGGTGGCCACGACCTCATCGATACGTCGCAATAGCTCGAGTCCGTGGAAGGTGTTTTTGCCAAAGTCGTGCGTGGGATCGATAAAGGTGAACTCTTCTGGGCAACCGAGGGAGGCGGCGCGCTCGGCCAGCTGGGTGGTTTCCGCGATGACATCGGCCACCACATCATCGAAATGCACGCGGTGCGGCCTAGTGCGCGGGGTAATGCCGCCGGTGTGCGAGCACACGTAGCCCACGCGGTGATGGCCGGCGACCTCGATGAGCTCCGGATCCCAGCCGGCCCAGGTGTCATTGACTAATCCGGCACCGGCGGCAATGGCTGCCTCTGCCACCTCACTGCGCCAAGTATCGACGGAGATAAGCACATCCGGGTGGCGCTGATGCACCTTCTCGATGGTCGGCACCACGCGCTCGATCTCTTCCGCCGCATCCACCGCCTTACCGGGGCCAGCTTTGACGCCGCCGATATCGACGATCGAGGCACCTGCCGCGATCACCTCATCGCAGCGGCGCAGCGCCGGGTCGAGGTCAAAGGTAGCTCCCTTGTCATAAAAGGAATCCGGGGTGCGATTGACAATCGCCATCACGTGCGCGAGGCTCAACGCGCCTCCCTAATGCGCTCATCACTCATGACCTGGTGGCGCTGAATGATGTGGGAGACGGCCTCGTCGGGGTTGTCAGTAAGCAGGAAAAGCTCCCGGTCCTTGTCGTTGATATAGCCGCTGGCCGCGAGCGTGTTTTCCATCCATTCCAGCAGGCCGGACCAGTACTCGGTGCCCATGAGCACGATGGGGTAATTGGTCACCTTGCCGGTCTGGACCATGCACATGACCTCGAAGAACTCATCCATGGTGCCCATGCCGCCTGGTAGACAGATGAAGGCCTGGGAGTACTTCAAGAACATCGTCTTGCGGGCAAAGAAGTAACGGAAATTTAGGCCCAGATCCACATACTCATTAAGCCCCTGCTCGTGTGGGAGCTCGATGCCGAGGCCCACGGAAAGTCCGCCGGCTTCGTGCGCGCCGCGGTTGGCTGCTTCCATGATGCCGGGGCCGCCGCCGGTGATCACGGCATAGGAATGCTCGGCCAGCTTGCGGCCGACCTCGACGCCCAGCTGGTAGCTTGCATCCTCCGGGGCGGTGCGTGCGGATCCAAAGACGGTGACGGCCTTCGGCAGCTTGGAAAGCGCATCGAATCCGGCGACGAACTCGCCTTGGATGCGCAGGACGCGCCATGGATCGGCATGCTGCCACTCATGGTCCGCTCCGGATTCCAAGAGCCGCTGGTCAAAAGTGGAGGCTTGCTCGCCTTCGGTGCGCAGCAGCATCGGGCCGCGCAGGGTG from Corynebacterium tuberculostearicum includes the following:
- a CDS encoding GH32 C-terminal domain-containing protein; this encodes MTTHRPELHFVPEDGVLDAPAGILRDGDTWHLFYQYRPTADSPARWGHTYSEETPFDWLDCDDVLAPVGGELSLRAGSVAQGPEDIHLYFTSVTAAGIAVHLARHANVDEICEVSDDPQALDANVVRFGEVVGNTRNFDHFRSPSVVPDWATDDRDDGHDGWLMLALTGHSDAPVPVILESADGVSWRLRGSLKFDGDPGFLEGEVPATSPIPPVVSPRLVRLRDEVDGNIYDVLFVTLERGGRDVSGYLVGRLEGTTFTVASGFRRVDFGHDFSRPRNTNTTTGTLTPEQRYERAVIVGLLNGNGRGDDATEHASWEAEGWANALSLPRKVTLEGGVLYQAPARGLPDAVKLSDYARSWTGVMEVPSGSNVTVTLLDGAGDPAATIRHSGDDISLDRSMNKAFDHWFSDSEPATAALAEGDSDTLTIIQDGSTVEVFVDGGLIAMASRVYFEGGCSGLRVETSGDAVIEQDWQRSGSKL
- a CDS encoding methyltransferase domain-containing protein, translated to MLSHIVDILADPNDGTALSGADDFSRLVSESGHSYDVAKQGYVTLAVGAGLKHKGDDMDMVTARETYLAMGHFAPFVEAVTGAVQDALDSASLAESTPASLLEVGAGTGYYLAHTLDSIAESRGVGLDISPHAAKYLAKCHPRVGAVVADVWERLPIRDESVDAISVVFAPRNPAEFRRVLAPGGQVIVLTPGAGHLDELREPLGILGVEEGKVERMYEQAEGHLEQAADPVDISFPIELDKASIAAQVGMSPSARHISAGELAERMAALPPTLTVTARARLDRLRAV
- a CDS encoding DUF3117 domain-containing protein; the protein is MAAMKPRTTGGEMEAVEESRKIVMRIPSDGGGRIVIELSKDEAAELGSLLTEVSS
- a CDS encoding DivIVA domain-containing protein, whose product is MLSWIMLLVVLFALVIIGTWAWGSIFGRAEVMHPLDESEDVRKNNRAAVREGCLDKVKFEVVPRGYRQDQVDDLLAQLEEQLSSAQKRSKLERKEIN
- a CDS encoding glucosyl-3-phosphoglycerate synthase — encoded protein: MNVSVIIPALNEEHTVAEVVRACLADDPLEVLVIDADSTDATASRAAAAGADVRNWRDILSEEPRPGKGESLWRGVAAAKGDIVVFVDADLESAAPGMIAALAAPFVDPAVDMVKARYQRSLNSQPTGGGRVTELTAKPLIKQFFPELAHIDQPLGGEYALRRDTALELPFVEGYGVEAGLLVDVGKQGTVAQVDLGTRIHRNRPLHELAPMAEVVARTLLARAGVIAPVAQRPPLKGKI
- the folP gene encoding dihydropteroate synthase, translated to MAIVNRTPDSFYDKGATFDLDPALRRCDEVIAAGASIVDIGGVKAGPGKAVDAAEEIERVVPTIEKVHQRHPDVLISVDTWRSEVAEAAIAAGAGLVNDTWAGWDPELIEVAGHHRVGYVCSHTGGITPRTRPHRVHFDDVVADVIAETTQLAERAASLGCPEEFTFIDPTHDFGKNTFHGLELLRRIDEVVATGWPVLMALSNKDFVGETLDRGVGERVAGTLAATAWSAARGVAAFRVHEVAETADVIRMTTAIQGKVPPLATTRGLA
- a CDS encoding TIGR00730 family Rossman fold protein, yielding MTPEQMRTLRGPMLLRTEGEQASTFDQRLLESGADHEWQHADPWRVLRIQGEFVAGFDALSKLPKAVTVFGSARTAPEDASYQLGVEVGRKLAEHSYAVITGGGPGIMEAANRGAHEAGGLSVGLGIELPHEQGLNEYVDLGLNFRYFFARKTMFLKYSQAFICLPGGMGTMDEFFEVMCMVQTGKVTNYPIVLMGTEYWSGLLEWMENTLAASGYINDKDRELFLLTDNPDEAVSHIIQRHQVMSDERIREAR